In Musa acuminata AAA Group cultivar baxijiao chromosome BXJ2-3, Cavendish_Baxijiao_AAA, whole genome shotgun sequence, the following proteins share a genomic window:
- the LOC135608322 gene encoding phytosulfokine receptor 1-like — protein MKTLTSMESRGGFWASISTHACCFLLFCLLGARLACSQNQSCHSGDLDALRGFADGLKSSPPGWNLNDSSSSCCDWLGVVCGPPAISGRRVVGLVLRNRSLRGSISDALAGLDRLKRLDLSINNLQGPVPHRLFRLPLLENLSLSTNELAGVIPPDASLPAIQVFNVSCNYFTGHHPILAGSANLTLSDLTANKFHGAFDAGICNSSTKIQVLRLAMNSFSGVIPRGIKNCSSLVELSLGENSIAGNLPDELFEMPSLTQLSVQQNLLSGNLSTSIGNLSNLVLLDLSLNQFSGYIPDVFGNLPKLESFSAHSNHFVGDLPTSLSNSPSLKVLNLNNNSLSGEIDLNCTAMTSLSFLDLGSNAFSGTITDNLPQCVQLRTVNLAKNDLAGEIPRSFKNFVPLSDLSLTGNRLSDISSALQILQHCPNLTILVLTKNFRGGETMPADGIQGFQKLEVLVVANCALSGAVPPWLANSPELEVLDLSWNYLSGAIPPWFGNLDNLFYLDLSNNSLTGELPSGLTRMKSLKHGGSSQNSSENFPFFIKKNSTGKGLQYNQISSFPSSLVLSHNMLVGPILPGFGELSHLYVLDLSWNNLSGSIPEDLSGMTDLETLDLSRNKLTGSIPSSLTNLSFLSNFDVAYNNLAGAVPTGGQFSTFSSSAFEGNPGLCGFHFSPCSSANPSPPRSRRHGRSAALGMAIGIGVATASLLVVAYFILLRARPRGREDNAKVVAHADEFSDPAGCRLVLLFQNKDNWELSIDDILRSTDNFDQAHIVGCGGFALVYGATLPDGRKVAIKRLSGDYCQMEKEFQAEVETLSRVQHENLVPLQGYCRVGNDRLLIYSYMENGSLDFWLHEKLHEGNSTLDWGRRLRIARGAARGLAYLHQSCEPHILHRDIKSSNILLDHEFEAHLADFGLARLILPYKTHVTTDLVGTLGYIPPEYGQSSVATFKGDVYSFGVVLLELLTGRRPVDMCRPKAHRNVVSWVLQMKNEKREIEMFDPSVCSNQHDREAMRMLEIACLCVSDSPKLRPSTSDLVAWLEEIGHDEN, from the coding sequence ATGAAAACGTTGACTTCGATGGAAAGCAGGGGAGGCTTCTGGGCGTCGATCTCCACGCACGCTTGCTGCTTTCTCCTGTTCTGCCTGCTCGGAGCTCGACTCGCTTGTTCTCAGAATCAGAGCTGCCACTCCGGTGACTTGGATGCGTTGCGGGGCTTCGCGGACGGCTTGAAGTCTTCTCCCCCTGGGTGGAACCTCAATGACTCTTCCTCAAGTTGCTGCGATTGGCTCGGCGTCGTCTGCGGCCCTCCGGCGATCTCTGGCAGAAGGGTGGTCGGATTGGTTCTTCGCAACAGAAGCCTGAGAGGCTCCATCTCCGACGCCTTGGCCGGACTGGATCGGCTCAAAAGGCTCGATCTCTCCATCAACAACCTTCAGGGGCCGGTTCCTCACCGGCTGTTCCGCCTTCCTCTGCTGGAGAATCTCAGCCTCAGCACCAACGAGCTCGCCGGCGTGATTCCTCCCGACGCGAGCCTTCCGGCGATCCAAGTGTTCAACGTTTCCTGCAACTACTTCACCGGCCACCACCCCATCCTCGCCGGCTCGGCCAACCTCACCTTGTCCGACCTCACCGCCAACAAGTTCCACGGCGCCTTCGACGCAGGCATCTGCAACTCTTCAACCAAGATCCAGGTTCTCCGACTCGCCATGAACAGCTTCTCCGGCGTTATCCCGAGAGGCATCAAGAACTGCAGCTCCCTCGTCGAGCTCTCGCTCGGCGAGAACAGCATCGCCGGAAACCTGCCCGACGAGCTGTTCGAGATGCCGTCGTTGACGCAGCTATCCGTTCAGCAAAACTTGCTCTCCGGCAATCTCAGTACAAGTATCGGCAACCTCTCCAATCTGGTCCTCCTCGATCTTTCGCTCAATCAGTTCTCGGGTTACATCCCGGACGTCTTCGGCAATCTTCCGAAGCTCGAGTCGTTCTCGGCTCATTCCAACCATTTCGTCGGTGATCTACCAACCTCTCTATCGAACTCGCCATCTCTCAAGGTGCTTAATCTGAACAACAACTCCCTCAGCGGCGAGATCGATCTCAATTGCACGGCAATGACCAGTTTAAGCTTCCTTGATCTCGGCTCCAATGCTTTCTCTGGCACCATCACTGACAACCTCCCTCAGTGCGTGCAGCTGAGGACCGTGAATCTCGCCAAGAATGATCTCGCAGGCGAGATTCCCCGCAGCTTCAAGAACTTCGTCCCGTTGTCCGATCTCTCACTCACCGGGAATCGCCTCTCGGACATATCCTCAGCCTTGCAGATCCTTCAGCACTGCCCCAACCTCACCATCCTAGTCCTCACGAAGAATTTCCGTGGGGGCGAGACGATGCCGGCCGATGGAATCCAAGGCTTTCAGAAGCTGGAGGTCCTCGTCGTCGCAAACTGCGCTCTTTCAGGCGCAGTTCCGCCATGGCTGGCAAACTCCCCCGAGCTGGAAGTTCTGGACCTATCATGGAACTACTTGTCCGGCGCGATCCCACCGTGGTTCGGGAACCTCGACAACCTCTTCTACTTGGACCTGTCGAATAATTCGCTCACTGGTGAGCTTCCCAGTGGCTTGACACGGATGAAGAGCCTCAAGCACGGGGGCAGTTCGCAGAACTCCTCGGAGAACTTCCCCTTCTTCATCAAGAAGAACTCAACCGGGAAGGGGTTGCAGTATAACCAAATCAGCAGCTTTCCTTCATCTTTGGTTCTGAGCCATAACATGCTCGTCGGGCCAATCTTGCCTGGATTCGGGGAACTGTCACATCTCTATGTTCTGGATTTGAGCTGGAACAATCTTTCAGGAAGCATACCTGAGGATTTGTCAGGGATGACAGACTTAGAGACCTTGGATTTGTCTCGCAACAAGCTCACCGGAAGCATACCATCTTCTCTGACCAACTTGAGCTTCCTGTCAAACTTCGATGTGGCATACAACAATCTCGCCGGAGCAGTCCCAACAGGAGGGCAATTCTCAACCTTCTCAAGCTCTGCGTTCGAAGGCAATCCAGGCCTGTGCGGCTTCCACTTCTCCCCTTGCTCCTCTGCAAATCCTTCACCACCGCGAAGCAGGCGACACGGCAGAAGTGCTGCCTTAGGCATGGCGATCGGAATCGGAGTTGCGACAGCTTCTCTCCTCGTAGTTGCTTATTTCATCCTACTGCGAGCTCGACCGAGAGGACGCGAAGACAACGCCAAGGTGGTCGCTCATGCAGATGAATTCTCCGACCCCGCCGGTTGCAGACTAGTGCTGCTGTTCCAGAACAAGGACAACTGGGAGCTCAGCATCGACGACATCCTGAGATCCACCGACAACTTCGATCAAGCTCACATCGTCGGCTGCGGAGGGTTCGCACTGGTCTACGGAGCAACTCTGCCGGACGGAAGAAAGGTTGCCATCAAGAGGCTTTCCGGCGACTACTGTCAGATGGAGAAGGAGTTCCAGGCCGAGGTGGAAACCCTCTCCAGAGTTCAGCACGAGAACCTTGTTCCGCTGCAGGGGTACTGCAGGGTGGGCAACGACAGGCTCCTCATCTACTCCTACATGGAGAATGGCAGCTTGGACTTCTGGCTCCATGAGAAACTACATGAAGGCAACTCAACGCTGGACTGGGGAAGACGACTTCGGATCGCTCGAGGCGCAGCCAGGGGATTGGCGTACTTGCACCAATCCTGCGAGCCCCATATACTACACCGCGACATCAAATCGAGCAACATCCTCCTCGACCATGAATTCGAAGCTCATTTAGCAGATTTCGGCCTTGCGAGGCTGATCCTTCCTTACAAGACTCATGTGACGACAGACCTGGTCGGGACTCTGGGATACATTCCACCGGAGTACGGGCAGTCCTCTGTTGCTACCTTCAAGGGCGACGTCTACAGCTTCGGTGTGGTTCTCCTGGAGCTACTCACCGGAAGGAGGCCGGTGGACATGTGCAGACCAAAAGCCCACAGGAACGTGGTGTCATGGGTGCTTCAGATGAAGAACGAGAAGAGGGAGATTGAGATGTTTGATCCTTCCGTATGCAGCAACCAGCATGACAGAGAGGCAATGAGGATGCTTGAGATTGCATGCCTTTGCGTCAGTGATTCTCCAAAGCTGAGGCCGTCGACCAGTGACTTAGTTGCATGGCTGGAAGAAATTGGCCATGATGAGAATTGa